AGCGCCACGCGACTCGAAGAGCTTCGCCAACGAATCTAGATCGAGCACACTATCCTGGTAAAAGATCATTTCCTGCCCCTTCACCTCCGAGACACTGACCACTTCATAAACGGCCGAAATCGCGACCTGCGATGATTCCACTTCCGGAAGAGCAAGCGTAAGCCCTGGAGCCATCACGAACTTCGAACTGAAAAGGGTAAAAAACAGCCCGATCGCGCAAAGGTCCAAAAAGGGCCAAAACGTAAGCTTAGCTCTCTTTGGCAACTCCGCTTCCAGCTTCAGCATCGTCCCCTCCCTCCTGAGATTCGGCCAAACCGACAAGGTCTTCGCGGCCCTTCACGCGGGTAAAAATCACGACTAGCTCCTGCGCCAACCACTCCATCTCTAGAACGACGGTCCTAATCCGCCCCACGAGAAAGTGATGCGCCATAATCGCAGCTGCTGCTAAAGCGAGTCCGGTCGCAGTGCTGACCAATGCCTGCCAACCGCCGGATGCAAGATGTCCCGCATGGACATACACACCTTGCTGCTC
This genomic interval from Pelagicoccus albus contains the following:
- a CDS encoding ExbD/TolR family protein gives rise to the protein MLKLEAELPKRAKLTFWPFLDLCAIGLFFTLFSSKFVMAPGLTLALPEVESSQVAISAVYEVVSVSEVKGQEMIFYQDSVLDLDSLAKLFESRGAAPEKATLLVKADKAVSMTTLSSLVELAIANGYERVQLATETKKSTGEVFGP